The genomic interval ACGGACGCCATAATAATGTTTGCAGTAACGCTCAGATAGAGCATCATCGAGATACTAGTTTTGCCTTTAATACTGCGAGATTATTAAACTTAGGCGATGTGGCTAATTTCAGCTATAGTGATTGTCGAATCAACAATAGTTCTAATGCCTGTACCAATTATTTACTCCATCCTGGTGATTTAATTGAATTTCACTGTAAGCATCTCCATGCCTGCACCTATGCCGCCCCAGGACGAATCAGTCTTGTAATGTGGCGATTAAAGCCAGAATATCAAAAGCCTATGAGTAACTAGACTTCATCTTATCTGTATCCATACTCAGGATAATAGATAATACTAAATACGCACAGGATTTAGTATCAATAGTTCGGACAATTTTTTAAGTTCCTTTTTAGCATGGCGATCTGCTGCATTTACTTAAGTTTAATGACTTCCAAAGCTCAACTTCTTTCAGATTCTTATGGTGTTTTATCAGATTCTTACGATCGAGGTCTAATCTGCTTTGGTGTCATTCCGGTAAATCGCTTAAACTGTTGCGTCAGATGACTTTGACTGGAGAAGCCGACTTGTAAGGCAATGTCCGCGATCGCTAAGTCCGTTTTCGAGAGCATCAATTTTGCTTGTTCCACTCGCTGTCCAATTACATACTGATGTGGCGAAATTCCCATTGCTTGTTTAAACAAACTCGCGAAATAAGTTGGGCTGATATTGATAACGCTGGCAAGTTCAATTAGTGATAAATCGCGCTCGAGGTGAGCGTGAATATAATCGATCGCTTGTCGCAACTGAGTACGAGTTAAGCTTCTCTTAGAAGAGGTGATGATGTGTGCCGAATCAGCATAATGTCGCAGGAGATGAACGACTAACGCTTGAGTCAAGGATTCAACATACAATTGTCCCATTATGCCACCCGATCGCACCTCAGCTAAAAGCAGCATGGCAATATGCTGAAGATTTAAGTCTTGCTGAACGAAACGGTTGACCAACCTAAATCGTACTGTATCAAT from Pleurocapsa minor HA4230-MV1 carries:
- a CDS encoding AraC family transcriptional regulator, which produces MTNTLLKPSELSQRLNRTSALSSQQLGWNGILVEQHHYSSIPDKVEEKELPALSDHWLILPMGYPSYVNQKSDDRWHESIFQQGDSLLVPAEQQSYWRCPASETVQTELNIHLQPKLVAQVADSSEIDTVRFRLVNRFVQQDLNLQHIAMLLLAEVRSGGIMGQLYVESLTQALVVHLLRHYADSAHIITSSKRSLTRTQLRQAIDYIHAHLERDLSLIELASVINISPTYFASLFKQAMGISPHQYVIGQRVEQAKLMLSKTDLAIADIALQVGFSSQSHLTQQFKRFTGMTPKQIRPRS